A part of Candidatus Aramenus sp. CH1 genomic DNA contains:
- a CDS encoding MBL fold metallo-hydrolase, with protein sequence MSCEGIHSIASGPIEFPELVYSFVVCDEKIVMVDAGVFNTVMDVSFLDRLNYLVITHVHLDHIGGVSELVQRYKPKVIVYQGYSKYLRDTRQLNESARKVLGDLVDIYGEVEGVDADFLEVKGGEEINLGRQKMKVVYTPGHAKHHISVMIGDVLYTGDSAGGRINGIPIPTTPPPFDHLKYLESLKLQISLKPRMVGLSHGGLAPGRHLEEHYDQMVEKKYRVEIDIGGIQGEILRKHLEINYRGIEESLAKEKQ encoded by the coding sequence ATGTCATGTGAGGGCATTCACTCCATAGCTTCTGGTCCGATTGAATTCCCTGAGCTCGTTTACTCCTTTGTAGTGTGCGACGAGAAGATAGTAATGGTGGATGCGGGTGTCTTCAACACAGTAATGGACGTGAGCTTCCTGGACAGGCTGAACTACCTCGTGATCACTCACGTCCACTTGGACCACATAGGTGGGGTCTCCGAGCTGGTCCAGAGGTATAAGCCAAAAGTGATAGTGTACCAGGGGTACTCCAAGTACTTGAGGGATACGAGGCAGTTGAACGAGAGCGCTAGGAAAGTGTTAGGCGACCTCGTAGACATCTACGGTGAAGTTGAGGGGGTTGACGCGGACTTCCTAGAGGTAAAGGGCGGGGAGGAGATAAACCTTGGTAGGCAAAAGATGAAAGTGGTATACACGCCGGGCCACGCTAAGCATCACATCTCAGTGATGATAGGCGACGTCCTTTACACTGGGGACTCTGCAGGAGGGAGGATTAACGGTATCCCTATCCCAACCACCCCACCACCCTTCGACCACTTGAAGTACTTGGAGAGCTTGAAGTTGCAGATTTCCCTCAAACCTAGGATGGTGGGGCTCTCCCACGGGGGGCTTGCTCCTGGACGCCACTTGGAGGAGCACTACGACCAAATGGTCGAGAAGAAGTACCGAGTAGAGATTGACATCGGAGGTATCCAGGGGGAAATCCTCAGGAAGCACCTCGAGATAAACTACAGAGGAATAGAGGAGTCTTTAGCTAAAGAAAAGCAATAA
- a CDS encoding lyase family protein: protein MKYTETAPKLFMNTGTRFPRKVIWAMGLVKLACARVNASLGYLDREIAEAIEKASLELMEGKHDDKIVLDVFQTGSGTGLNMNVNEVLAERASELSGKNVHPNDHVNMGQSSNDTVPTAIRIASVANAVEKVVPTLENMLYTLNKKAEEYKDVVKSGRTHLRDALPVTLGQELGAYYDAFKHDLEQLNNVLEYVKELPIGGSAVGTGLNADPRFQELVVQEVNKVTGLGFKPANKFRAMRFLTDMLLLSGVLRNVAAELYRVGQDFRLMFSGPFTSIGEIDLPTQEEIAGSSIMPGKTNPVTVEATLLVSAQVMGLDHANQIASMLGEFELSMGVPLMGYNVVTQENLIAEALNKFASLVVEGMQPNVEKMKRYAESSPSLITVLSPLIGYDKASQIGKMLNKGISIREALRELGFKDEEIDRVLDLHELVKPGIRVKK, encoded by the coding sequence ATGAAATATACTGAGACTGCTCCTAAGCTCTTCATGAACACCGGTACTAGGTTCCCGAGGAAGGTCATATGGGCCATGGGGCTAGTGAAGCTAGCTTGCGCTAGGGTTAACGCTAGCTTGGGCTACCTCGACAGGGAAATCGCAGAGGCAATAGAGAAGGCATCGCTGGAGCTAATGGAGGGCAAACACGACGACAAGATAGTCCTGGACGTCTTCCAGACGGGATCTGGAACTGGGCTAAACATGAATGTCAACGAGGTACTCGCAGAGAGGGCGTCAGAGCTCTCGGGAAAGAATGTGCACCCCAACGACCACGTCAACATGGGGCAGTCTTCCAACGACACCGTACCCACCGCCATTAGGATAGCCTCTGTGGCAAACGCCGTGGAGAAGGTAGTTCCCACCTTAGAGAACATGCTTTACACCTTAAACAAGAAAGCAGAGGAGTACAAGGACGTGGTAAAGTCCGGAAGGACCCACTTGAGGGACGCACTGCCCGTTACGCTAGGGCAGGAGCTGGGGGCCTACTACGATGCCTTCAAGCACGACCTAGAGCAGTTGAATAACGTGCTAGAGTACGTTAAGGAGTTGCCTATAGGTGGTAGCGCTGTTGGCACTGGGCTCAACGCCGACCCACGCTTCCAGGAGCTCGTGGTACAGGAGGTGAACAAGGTCACTGGGCTGGGCTTCAAACCAGCGAACAAGTTTAGGGCCATGAGGTTCCTCACTGACATGCTCTTGCTTAGTGGAGTGCTAAGGAACGTGGCGGCGGAGCTCTATAGGGTCGGGCAGGACTTCAGGCTAATGTTCTCGGGGCCCTTCACTTCCATTGGGGAGATAGACCTTCCAACGCAGGAGGAGATAGCGGGAAGTAGTATAATGCCCGGGAAGACTAACCCAGTAACGGTAGAGGCCACGCTCTTAGTTTCTGCGCAAGTCATGGGCCTAGACCACGCAAACCAAATTGCGTCAATGCTGGGAGAGTTCGAGCTCTCCATGGGCGTCCCGTTAATGGGATACAACGTAGTCACCCAAGAGAACTTGATAGCGGAGGCGCTTAACAAGTTCGCCTCTCTAGTAGTGGAGGGAATGCAACCCAACGTTGAGAAGATGAAGAGGTACGCCGAGAGCAGTCCCTCCCTCATCACGGTGCTCTCGCCATTGATAGGCTACGACAAGGCCTCGCAAATTGGCAAAATGCTCAACAAGGGCATTTCAATAAGGGAGGCGCTAAGGGAACTGGGGTTTAAGGACGAGGAAATAGATAGGGTCTTGGACTTGCATGAACTAGTAAAACCAGGAATTAGGGTGAAAAAGTGA
- a CDS encoding MBL fold metallo-hydrolase gives MIIGKIQVIPSSPNTLIYDERVVIDQGGRNASLDLKAEVQLATHGHMDHIAGLFKEAKKKFIPREDYWTLNLIGRRCMTYGFSSKDSGLFSYDLIKEELKAEFSDPEVEVIPLPGHTPGHSGFIIDNVLYVGDAFFGQKVLESFVFPFYVDFWKAQESLEKLAELIRGVDYVFLSHGPVYTDKRKVEEILKFNVEYNKKLVEKVKNAITGQELTAEEVVVKLGNKLSPANVFLNEVVAKSILVEVSKEVKVTEKGVVFKR, from the coding sequence ATGATAATCGGAAAAATACAAGTGATCCCTAGTAGCCCAAACACTCTCATATACGACGAGAGGGTAGTGATAGACCAAGGGGGGAGGAACGCCTCCCTTGACTTAAAGGCAGAGGTGCAGCTTGCCACTCACGGCCACATGGACCACATAGCTGGGCTCTTTAAGGAGGCCAAGAAGAAGTTCATTCCGAGGGAGGACTACTGGACGTTAAACTTGATAGGGAGGAGATGCATGACCTACGGCTTCAGCTCCAAGGACTCGGGGTTGTTCTCCTACGACTTGATCAAGGAGGAACTTAAGGCCGAGTTCAGCGACCCAGAGGTCGAGGTCATCCCTCTCCCTGGCCACACGCCCGGGCACTCGGGGTTCATAATAGACAACGTGCTATACGTTGGAGACGCCTTCTTTGGGCAAAAGGTGTTGGAGTCCTTCGTCTTTCCCTTTTACGTGGACTTCTGGAAGGCTCAGGAGAGCCTAGAGAAGCTCGCCGAGCTTATAAGGGGGGTAGACTACGTCTTCCTCTCCCACGGCCCCGTGTACACTGACAAGAGGAAGGTGGAGGAGATCCTCAAGTTTAACGTCGAGTACAACAAGAAGCTGGTGGAGAAGGTAAAGAACGCCATAACGGGCCAAGAACTTACTGCAGAAGAGGTAGTGGTGAAGCTAGGAAACAAGCTCTCCCCTGCCAACGTGTTCCTCAACGAAGTAGTGGCAAAGTCGATATTAGTAGAAGTGAGCAAGGAGGTAAAGGTAACTGAAAAAGGAGTAGTGTTTAAGAGGTGA
- a CDS encoding PaREP1 family protein, with protein MDKGIRLLTASDVLLAEADDLLSKGDVVQASEKYYKAAEEAVKLLVKSLNLQEILEKVKEDKTWKSSTLFRSAKAIARQLGNNEVAKVWRVAWYVRVLGFHEMKLTRERLTELSSVIHGIKRFLD; from the coding sequence GTGGACAAGGGGATAAGACTTCTCACGGCGTCTGACGTATTGTTGGCTGAGGCAGATGACCTCCTCTCCAAGGGAGACGTGGTACAAGCCTCTGAGAAGTACTACAAGGCCGCAGAGGAGGCAGTAAAGCTCTTGGTGAAGTCCTTGAACTTACAGGAGATATTGGAGAAGGTGAAAGAAGACAAGACGTGGAAGTCTTCAACCCTTTTTAGATCTGCTAAGGCGATAGCTAGGCAGTTAGGGAACAACGAGGTCGCAAAGGTGTGGAGAGTCGCTTGGTACGTTCGCGTGCTTGGCTTTCACGAAATGAAGCTCACGCGTGAGAGGCTGACCGAGCTGTCTTCAGTTATTCACGGTATAAAGAGGTTCTTGGACTAG
- a CDS encoding DUF3834 domain-containing protein: MLVTAPFAGPVSFPLLVAKVYGKLDFELRNSCEYQGIGDVVLDSVTNVTKIGVNYKLVAGVYVDMYSLLGNKESKRIYTVRQGTLADYNARLYALLTGKEVVNTTPERAVEESERGGLALVGIEVRVGESFEEEMGRLGVLAPPCVIYAREGADNVIKAYEEGIRIIREEPKTSVSIISSASKYYSLEIMERIIHIYKHRLTTSREELKKSVEVYSRVLPAVGRLSY, translated from the coding sequence ATGCTAGTTACCGCTCCCTTTGCTGGCCCAGTCTCCTTCCCGCTACTTGTTGCAAAGGTCTACGGGAAGCTGGACTTCGAGCTGAGGAACTCCTGCGAGTACCAAGGCATAGGAGACGTAGTCCTAGACTCGGTAACAAACGTGACCAAGATAGGCGTAAACTACAAGCTTGTGGCGGGCGTATACGTGGACATGTACTCCCTTCTCGGGAACAAGGAGTCGAAGAGGATCTACACTGTCAGGCAGGGGACTTTAGCAGACTACAACGCTAGACTTTACGCCCTGCTCACGGGGAAGGAGGTTGTAAACACTACTCCTGAGAGGGCGGTGGAGGAGAGCGAGAGAGGAGGGCTGGCGTTAGTGGGCATTGAGGTAAGGGTTGGGGAGAGCTTCGAGGAGGAGATGGGGAGGTTGGGAGTCCTAGCCCCACCCTGCGTGATCTACGCCAGGGAAGGGGCGGACAACGTGATCAAGGCCTACGAGGAAGGAATAAGGATAATTAGGGAGGAACCAAAGACCTCGGTCTCCATAATCTCCTCAGCCTCAAAGTACTACAGCTTAGAGATAATGGAGAGGATAATACACATTTACAAACACCGCCTCACCACGAGTAGGGAGGAGCTAAAGAAGAGCGTTGAGGTGTACTCGAGGGTACTCCCGGCAGTGGGCAGGCTCTCATACTAG
- a CDS encoding DUF123 domain-containing protein, whose amino-acid sequence MKGYLVFFSCMGGDVITKGRTFHLEGGYYAYVGSCGNYCDKRVSRHLNREKERRHWHVDFLSELCEPLGVLVVNAEERNIASSLSSFPSVKDFGSSDDKLNRSHLFKVEPGEALKHIIALVEK is encoded by the coding sequence GTGAAGGGCTACTTGGTGTTCTTTAGTTGTATGGGAGGGGACGTGATAACTAAGGGTAGGACTTTCCACTTAGAGGGGGGATATTACGCATATGTGGGTTCATGTGGTAACTACTGCGACAAAAGGGTGTCAAGGCACTTGAACAGGGAAAAGGAGAGGAGACACTGGCACGTGGACTTCCTCTCGGAGCTGTGCGAGCCCTTGGGCGTCCTAGTGGTAAACGCTGAAGAGAGGAATATAGCGTCGTCCCTATCCAGCTTCCCCTCGGTTAAGGACTTTGGCTCAAGCGACGACAAGCTGAACAGGAGCCACTTGTTTAAGGTAGAGCCTGGAGAGGCATTAAAGCATATTATCGCGTTAGTGGAGAAGTAG
- a CDS encoding glycine cleavage system protein H, whose protein sequence is MVVESNCEIPENLFYYIEGKNTVWAKLEGDLLIVGITDIAQTMAGKVVRVRIKKKGTKVEKGKPIATMESGKWAGPVPAPVSGEIVEANAEVEKNPILVNQDPYGKGWIVKMKPNNMEDVKQLYSGNAAVSKLKELIASEKLSCKRL, encoded by the coding sequence ATGGTAGTCGAGTCGAACTGTGAGATACCCGAGAACTTGTTCTACTACATAGAAGGTAAAAACACGGTTTGGGCAAAGCTTGAAGGTGATCTACTAATAGTTGGGATAACCGACATTGCCCAGACCATGGCTGGCAAAGTTGTGAGGGTTAGGATAAAGAAGAAGGGCACTAAGGTCGAGAAGGGCAAGCCAATTGCGACTATGGAGAGCGGTAAGTGGGCAGGCCCAGTTCCAGCCCCAGTCAGCGGGGAAATAGTTGAGGCCAACGCTGAAGTTGAGAAGAACCCGATCTTGGTCAACCAGGATCCGTACGGCAAGGGCTGGATAGTGAAGATGAAGCCTAACAACATGGAGGACGTGAAGCAGCTCTATAGTGGCAACGCGGCGGTCTCTAAGCTAAAGGAGCTCATTGCCAGCGAGAAACTCTCCTGCAAGAGGCTATGA
- a CDS encoding lipoate--protein ligase family protein, whose amino-acid sequence MNWRFVELPPQDGYHMVTSFIAVADYVSKGGKDTLLLFSVKEPFVNVGVHQEVWLEVDLDFTKAHNIPVVRRDLGGGTVVITQGEHDYFIVIKANEAPRDPVKLYSTYLTPIVNVLRDYGLNASLRDQDIVVNGKKISGNGAMNYENAVVIAGNILMELDVDLMSKCIKVPSVKFRDKMAKDMRDWLTSLKDELGYVPPREELNKRIKQAFERDLGIKFEDSQLTPEEIEMWEKLAEDKRREEWVYYKDNRHPELRTERCVKISSAVAFCHLDYKARKLIRLTVKFVEGKLEEVSISGDFFVMSPKGFVEYLEDYLRGSRPEEIGERIDKAFEEKKPVIFGFTKEDLKNAFNEVLKKPEVQEVI is encoded by the coding sequence ATGAACTGGCGCTTCGTTGAGCTCCCCCCCCAAGACGGCTACCACATGGTCACGTCCTTTATCGCAGTAGCCGACTACGTGAGCAAAGGGGGGAAAGACACACTACTCCTTTTTTCCGTAAAGGAACCGTTCGTTAACGTGGGCGTTCACCAAGAGGTATGGCTTGAGGTAGACCTCGACTTTACCAAGGCCCACAACATTCCGGTTGTGAGGAGAGACCTAGGAGGGGGGACTGTAGTAATCACCCAGGGGGAGCACGACTACTTTATCGTGATAAAGGCAAATGAAGCACCTAGGGACCCTGTAAAGCTCTACTCAACTTACTTAACGCCAATAGTGAACGTGCTGAGGGACTACGGGCTCAACGCGTCGCTGAGGGACCAAGACATAGTGGTTAACGGCAAGAAGATAAGCGGTAACGGCGCCATGAACTACGAGAACGCCGTCGTGATAGCCGGGAACATATTAATGGAGCTGGACGTGGACTTGATGAGCAAGTGCATTAAGGTACCCTCAGTGAAGTTCAGGGACAAGATGGCCAAGGACATGAGGGACTGGCTCACCTCGCTAAAGGACGAGCTCGGCTACGTGCCCCCGAGGGAGGAGCTGAACAAGAGGATAAAGCAGGCGTTTGAGAGGGACCTAGGCATAAAGTTCGAGGACTCCCAGCTCACTCCGGAGGAAATAGAGATGTGGGAAAAGCTGGCGGAGGACAAGAGGAGGGAAGAGTGGGTGTACTACAAGGACAACCGTCACCCAGAGCTGAGGACGGAGAGGTGCGTCAAGATATCCTCTGCCGTCGCGTTCTGCCACCTCGATTACAAGGCCAGGAAGCTCATAAGGCTTACAGTGAAGTTCGTGGAGGGTAAGCTAGAGGAGGTGTCCATCTCGGGAGACTTCTTCGTCATGTCGCCTAAGGGTTTCGTCGAGTACTTAGAGGACTACTTGAGGGGGTCTAGACCAGAGGAGATAGGCGAGAGGATAGACAAGGCGTTTGAAGAGAAGAAACCAGTCATCTTCGGCTTCACAAAGGAGGACTTGAAGAACGCGTTCAACGAGGTCTTGAAAAAACCGGAAGTGCAAGAGGTTATATAG